TGTGATTATCTCAACTTTAAACATGTAACTTACTTCTAGAAGTGGTGTATTGCTGCGGATATAAGCATTTATAATAAGACtagaaacaaatacatgtaaacacttTGTACACTTTGTAATTTGACATTTCACagatttaaaatacacaaatgtcaTCTTTGGCAACACCTTCACAGAAttcctgtgtctgttttttgagCTAAAACCATGATAAAAGGTGTCACTCATCTTAGACATCAGTTGTTATCAGTTGTTAGTTGGTAGCTTCTTCTAATTTCACActcaaactattttaaaaaatatcttatACCGTCATAAACCTTCTGCATTCTCAATCATGTTGTGATTTAGGGATGTGactcatgattattttcataattcataaatctgttgattatttgctcgattaatcaagtgcctgtttggtccattaaatattgaaaaatgatgatgttcgcAAATGTCTCATTCTGTCCACAAACTGATTTCTTTagttatataaaacaaaataaataattttacataaaattaaaatgtgaaaaattagAACATTTGAAGcagaaatatataaaatgtactgtGCATGCACAGGAGTTGCAgcacacatacattttaatcATGAGTGTGAAGTCACAATGGAAACGTCTCTTCAGGTGTGCAGCGTGAGAACATGTAAGGATTACACCACGTCTCCTGGAATGGATTTGCCTTCCAAAAACATGTACGACGAGTTCAAGGATGAAATCTGGAAAGGTACGGTGACGTTCAAATGAGCTtaacatgtaaaaagaaatgtgtgtttcatctgcTCTTCAGTTTATCACCAGGTACACAAAAGTTGTGGCTACTGTATGTATTTTCCCACGACTTGTTTACACTCGGTATGTAGTGATATTTCCTGTTGGGATCATTGCTTAAAAAAATACTATGATATAGTTTTTTTAAGtatctgaaatgtaaataataataataataatactgataataataataataataataataatacttactCTGAGAGGTGTAATACTGCCCTCCACAGGAAGGagcttttgctttttatttcccAAATCTCTTCAACACAGCTCTGTTCAtcctttcttctcctcagtGTCATCCTCTCATCTTCTCTCCTCAAAGTTCTTTATCGTAGTTTAGATTTCCTGtccttttttgttattattttctggCAGGCTATACACTGAAATGTGGTTTccacaggtaaaaaaataacatttctgtcACTTCACACAGCCAAACGCTTGCAAGAAATACCCAAACTGTTTTCCTGTCTCTTCagcctcctcttcttttctcatCTTTTCATTTCCCCCAGAGCCTTCTGTTCATAACTAATGTCCCATTAAAGGAGTGAATTGTCCCATCCTTAGTTCACACGGTTGCACAGTCACCAAGAAAAccacaaaaccacaaaacatAATAATGTTGAACTGAGCTGCAAccctttgtatttttgtgtttttttcagagcTGGGACCGCTGGACCCCGACTGGTTTAATGTACTGACAGTTCAAGCGTCCACCGTTGAGGACAATGTCTCTGATGAGCTCTGTGCGAACCAAGAGGCACATTTTAAAGCACCTTTGGATAAAACTGCACCGGACAGTCAGCTGTTTTCAACGCCCAAAGCTTTCAGACACAGTCGAGTCGGGTCGCCTGAAACTGAGGCAGAGCAGTCGTTCACTGCTGAAGGTATCGATTCTAGGATTCCTAATCTATTAAtcgctttctttctttatttttttaatgattatgaCTTTGGTTataatggagcaaagaaaccagaaaattagggctgaaactaacaattattttcataatcaatgtattttattgatAAATCAATTGTTATTTTCTGCAAAAATATCAGAATCATGTTGATCAATGTTTCCTAACTCTCAAAAAATGtccaatgtcttgtttcgtccacaaaacaaaattactcagtcttattgatttatttgttatacaaagcaaagaaaccattattttttttgtatttttaaatatttaaaaatacaaacttgattaatcgattgtcaaaaATAGTTGGCGTTTAATATTGAAATAGCTTACTAATCTGTTAATCGTTGCTGCCTTATTGATTCATTGATATTCAacttaataaatgtttaataaccTCTAGTATACGTGCTAGATAGAACTACAGACGTCtgcaaattatatttttaaacgCATTATtgtaaaaagttattttctaATGTTCTGTTGTTCACTGTAGAAAAAGAAATTCTGCCATGGAAGGAAACACAGAGTCCACATTTGTTTCGAATGGCAAAAGAAAGGTAAagaaatatttctttttatattttttatatacatatttaatatttatttcatgaGTGATTTGTCATTATCTGAATTAATATATAACTTGAATAGAAAAGGCTCCCTGATAATCTTTCGTAGAATTGTGAAGTTGATTCTAAATTTAATTACCTGtcattattttatgaaaaaataaacaccattCTACTTTCTTATTTTAAGGGTTGCAGAAGCAAAATATGGAGGAATCTGTCCACAGAGTCAGGATGGTTATGGTGAGCTGCAATATCCTGTTTGTATTAGGGATGTACGATATCTGCTCTGCcatgaatatgaaaaataatatgTTCATTTCACTACAAAAGAGACCAAATGCGTATACTGCATGTCTGTTATCGGCCAAAGCGCTCTGGTTTGTACTGTAACTGTCTTGACCTTCACCTGTTCCtcgtttaaagtttaaaaatctaATATCGTGCAGCCGTTGTTTGTAAACTGCGTTtttcaaatctgtttttgtcGATGTCGTCCGTACAGATTTGCTTCATCGTATGCCTAAATCCCCAGTAAGTGTCTTTAATCAGATAGAGAtactgcaatttatttatttttttacattaatggttcactctctttgtgttgttttcatgaatCCCAGGTCAATTATGCCAAGAAGATAGCTGAAACCCTGGGTGCACAGGTTGATTCTGATATATCGTGGACCAGTTCTCTGAACACTCCACCAGCTGTGCCATCCACACTCATTTTATGTAAGCAAAAAAGACTCAATTTATGTGATTTCGTTCTTTCTTTATAAAtaagtggtactgcagcctcacagcaggagtctgctcttctcgctgttcttcttctctacttccTTTTTCTCATCTTTAAGAATTTTTAAGTAAAGTGTCAGTGTCGtgaaggagcaggtgcagtCACTCACCAGGGAATGATAAACTGTTGATAAAGCTCACAGAgggtttttatatatagttaCAGTGTTTGAGGGGGAGGTATGATCCTGAAAATCCTGAACCGAAGACTGGAGAGAAACCGTTTTCAGCCTTTACTCAGCCACTGCTTTCTTAAATATGTAACATGTGAAGAGAAGAAACTCTCCTGTGCTCTCATGTTACAGCTAAACCTGACGAGAGTCCCTGTCCTGTGAGTGTTTCTGCTGCAGACAAAAATGTTGTCGTAAGTAATCTCAATTTCAAATATACGTCAAACAGACATGCACCCCGCCaacctatatatgtatatatatatttatatatgtgtgtgtatgtatatatatatctgtgtattcatatatgtatatatatatatactgtatatatatacacatatataatgaaaatctgaatatatatataatggaatatataaagaaagtctgaatatctttctttttatatatgtatatatatgtatatgtatatatacatgtatatatgttcaGACATTCATTCTGTATATTCTTAAATTAATTTTCTGAATggcattttctttattatagATGTTGATAGTGATTAATCATGTTTTTATCAATTTTGTTACTTTTTCTGTCCATATGAATACTGTGTAAAGCAACTTTTACCAGTACATCTTGATTTTACTTAAATGCAAAATCCAAAACTTTGTGAACTTAACTTTGCGCATGATTCCAGTGCAACGTAAATCACACAAAGTCAACGTATGAAGAAGTTTGTAAATAAATTCCGGGTCACACAAGTCAGACAAATTAAAGCTCAAAATCCAGTTTGCCCATTTTTCTTATTTgaatttctctgtttatttatgattttgGAATCTAATTTTGATGTAAAAAGAATTTATGATCCAGGAAGCATTGATATATTTCTCTGTCTTGACTGTTTTTAGTTTGTACGGAAGCTTTTTCCTTCTCTATCGAATTCGTCCAGAGTTGTGGCAGCGTCATCAAAAAACAGCGACATTTCTGTTCAGCGAGGTActgagtttttttccccttgctAAAAATGGTAATATAGTGAACGGAGCATCAtctatgaatatgaatgaaattGAGATATTATGTCTGTGATCGGCAGGCGGCCTCATTTCCCCTGAGAGTCCAAGAGTTTGGAGACAGAAGCTACCGGATGCGATCGAGGACAGCGATGTTCGCAGAACTGTGGCAAATGTTCTCGATGGCGCTGAAAATGTCCTCTCCATATTTTTCAGCAACAGCGGTTCAGCTCTGAGAAAAGTGAAAACTGACCGAGTCCAGAGGAAACAAATCGTCCTGACAAAAGAGCAAGGCTGCATCTTTACCGGCGACTCAAATTCAAACAGTGACGTCGTCACTGAACAGAGGACAGATGATCAGGACCTTGAGAAACTTTCCTCACCTCCGCCGTTGCCAAGTAGAGATATTAGAACCACCCAGTGGTCTCCTTTGAGTTTATCTGAAATCCCTCCCTGGACAACAGATGCTTCATGCTGTGAAGTGGAAAACAACGTTTTGACAGAGCGATTGCAAAGAGACTCTAGCCTGTTAGCAGGGACAACTTTGAAAAGCCCTCACAGTGGCTTtataaagaagaagagaaagtttATTTACACTGTTGATGCTTCAAAAACACAGGATGAAGGAAGAGAAATTCCATCACAGATCATCGACACCTCAGCACTGGTTCCAGATTCTGGTAAGTTcatacataaaatacaatatttctcTCCACATTGACTGAGTGTAACTTTGTTTGACATCACACTTGTCTTTCAGGGAACGATGAGAGTGTCAAGCTGTTGGTGAATGATGGAGATGAGAACGAGACGCAAAAACTACCTCTTTCTGTCAAATCAAAACTCCAGGATCTTGACATGTCGCAGCTCTGCAGAGATTTTGCACAGGACTTTAGTCAAATGTTGGATGCCGATAAAGTGAGTCTGGCATCGGAGGATAATCCTCAAAATGGCTTCTCTGCGTCCGCATGTCTAACAGCCATGAGGCAAGCTAAGGAGAAAGCAAGGCGAGCAAACCTTCACCACGACTGTGATGCTGTCAGTCACGGAAAACTGGGTCCAGCCACTGATGAAAGTTACTCCGTCAATGAAGGCACAATAAGTGACAGCGGATTCCAATCTGCAGTTGCAGACGTCAGTCACCTGACGACGACACTTCCCAGCACAGAGAACTGCGTGCAAACGCAACAGTTTACAAACAGAAGAAATGGGAAACCTTTAGATGATATTGAACGAGAAGCTGAAACAGATGTCAAGCTGCCCAGTGCAACCGAGGAAAACCAGACACTGGAGAACGGGGAACCAGGAGGACCCAGTTGTGCAGAAGAAACAGATTATACCTTGTGTCAAGTTGGTGACGGCTTCAAAACCGCTTCCAACAAGTCAATACGAATTTCCTCATTACACCTGGAGAGAGCTAAGCGTCTCTTTGAAGAGAATGAAGCTGAAAAGACTCTCCGAGATCAGCCGGCCACAGGAGGTGAAATAATTGGCATTGGTAATGGACCCGCGAAAAATACAATCTCCAATTCAAACCAGGCTCCGTCTTCATCGATCGAGAACACGGCGGATATCAGTTGCCAGTTAACTGCGTCACAAAAAGCTGATGTCACAGAACTGTGCACTCTCTTGGAAGAAGCCGACAGCCAGTTTGAATTTACACAATTCAAAATGACGAAGCCACAGCAGCAGGATAATACCACGTCTCTCAACAAAGTGGACAAAGAACTTGACCCTGATTTTCTCCTAGGTATTGATTTTGATGAGAGCTTTAGTGTCGATGCTGAAAAACACACGACAAAGACTGCGATGACTGAGAAAACGGCCTCATTCATGGACGCTGAAACGAGCGGTGAAGTGTTAAAAGTCACAAGTAAATCCTTCGGGAGAAATAAAAATGCCGCCGTTGCATCTTCCTCTTCAGAGCACATCTCTGAAGGTGGTAGCGGTGTTTCGTCAGCTAAACCTCAAAATCTCAACAAATCCCACATTCAGGAGAACAACAATCCTTTGATGCCTGCTACGGGATTTAGAACTGCGACGGGGAATATTTTGAGGGTTTCAAGAAAATGCATGAGCAAAGCCAGAGCTTTGTTTGCAGATTTAGACGGGGATCTAACGGATCACAAGTCAACAGACGAACATCGCGGCAAAGTTGACGCTAAAACCGAGGAGAGTTGGGTCACGAGTGTTGCCAAAGGTTTGAGAAACGGGTTCCAGACAGCCAGTGGGAAAGGGGTTTCTATTTCAGCTAAAGCAATGCAAGAGGCAGACGCTCTCTTCAAAGACTGCAACATCAGCCACAATAACACCGCCTTATCAGtaaaacttaaaacaaacatggtACAATCGCCTTCATTTTCCAGTAATGCAAGAAAACATTTGGAACCTAAAAGTATCCAAGAAATCAAAGACGTTGTCGTGGATAATGTGGAGAGTCAGAGCTTTGATTTTAAGGATGCTCCGGCAGTTACAAGTGCCGTTTCATCCCATGTGAACCTGCCTCTGACTACTCAACACCTTTCCTCACCCTCATGCACAACCTCAAAGAGTTGTGGCTCCTCTGCCAATAATCAGTCGAGTAGCGGAGGTGGATTCTGCACAGCCAGTGGGAAGAAAGTCTCTGTGTCGGCTAATGCCCTGAAAAAAGCAGAGTGCCTTTTGAATGAAATTCATGTGCTTGACAGCGTCAAGGAACACCTGACGCAGAAAGGAGATGctttaaaaacaggcaaaccCACAGATCACGCGCTACAAAATGGTGGATTTCAGATGGCGAGTGGCAAAGGAGTTGTCGTTTCATCCGCGGCGCTACAGAAAGCAAAGTCTCTGTTGAGTGAAAGTGAAGCAGTCGATGATAAAGTCATTGTAAAAGCAAATCATTACAAGAAGCCCGTTCATGGTTTGTCATCCAGGAATAATGGATTTCTAGCAGTAGGTGGAAAGCCAATGGCAATTTCGTCTGAGGCCCTACAGAAAGCTAAAGCTCTTTTCAGTGACATTGCAGTCAGTGAGGAGGTGCTAAAAGTTTCAGAGCCaaggaaaagcagcaaaaatcTAAACCTTTCTCTGActacaaagtcattttcttctcCCTCATCCACAGTATCAAAGAATTACATCTCTTCTGCCAATAATCAGTCGAGTAGTGGAGGTGGATTCTGCACAGCCAGTGGGAAGAAAGTTGCCGTGTCAGCTCATGCATTGAAAAAAGCGGAGTGCCTGTTGAGTGAAGTTCATAAGCCTGAGGAGATGAAGGAACATCCGACGCAGAGAGTAGATGCTTTAAAAACAGGCAATGTCACAGATCAAACACTACAAAATGGTGGATTTCAGACAGCGAGTGGCAAAGGAGTTGTCATTTCACCTGCGGCTCTCCAGAAAGCAAAGTCCCTGTTGAGTGAAAGTGAAGCAGTCGACGATAAAGTCAATCATTACAAGAAGCCTGTTCATGGTTTGTCATCCAGGAATAATGGATCTCTTGCAGCTGGTGACGTCACTGTGAGTGTGGAGACTCTAAAAGTTTCAGACACAAGGAGGAGCGGCAAAAATCGGCACCTTACCTCAACTACAAAAGCATTTTCTTCTCCCTCGTGCTCCACGTCAAAGAATTACGGCTCCTCTGACAATAATCAGTCGGGTAGCGGAGGTGGATTCTGCACAGCCAGTGGGAAGAAAGTCTCTGTGACGAATGATGCGCTAAAAAAAGCAGAGTGCCTTTTGAATGATGTTCATAATACCCCCGAGGACAAGAAGAAATGCATACAGAGAGAAGACTGTTTAAAAGCAATAGGCAATAATGCAGATCACACTCGAGCTGCAACACTACAAAATGGTGGATTTCAGACAGCGAGTGGCAAAGGAGTTGTCGTTTCATCCGCGGCGCTCCAGAAAGCAAAGTCACTGTTGAGTGAATGTGAAGCTTTTGAAGATAAAATCTGTGTGAAACCAAATAATAGTGGATTTCTTGCAGCCAGTGGAAAACACGTGACATTTCCTTCATCTGAGGCCCTCAACAAGGCTAAAGCTCTTTTCAGTGACATCACTTTGAGTGAGGAGACTCGAAAAGTTCCAGACACAAAGAAGTGCAGCGAAGAACAAAATGGCGCGAGAGTCTGCGTATCTCGGAAGAATCTCTTAACAGCAGCGGATGTTGTGGAAGAACTGGACGATGATGATTCTATTGCCATGCAAGAAGCAGACGCTTTCTTCAAAGACTGTAACAAGGAATGTGAGGAAAGTGTCGCACGCGGGAAGAAAActtccaaacaaaaacatgacgaGATGTTGTCAAACACCAGTGAGGGGCATGGAAGTGCAAGCTCCGAGTTTGAAAAGGGATTAGTCGTTAAGCGGAAAAATGTCACGCGTCACAACGACGTGGAGTCTCACAAAGGTGCTTTGACGAAAGCGGCAGATTCTACTGATGGAAATTCATATTCTGCCTTCAGTGACTTTGGCAACAGTGGTGGATTCTGCACAGCCAGTGGGAAGAAAGTGTCCGTGTCGGATGAAGCGATGACAAAAGCGAAGTCTCTGTTGAATGATAGTGCTGCCTTCAAGGACACAAACGAAAGAATGCCACCTAAAGAAGATAATTTACCACCTCAGAACCCTGACGAAGGAGTAGCTTTTTCATTTGATGCccagaaaaaagcaaaaagtcaATGTAGTGAAGCTGAGAGTAAAATTAACATCAAATCAACCCGTTCGAGGATACCTGTCTCTTGTTCGACTCCTGTGAACGGTGGATTTCTTGCCGCTAGTGGTAAACCTGTGGCATTTTCATCAGAGTCCCTCCAGAGGGCGAAAGCAGTATTTAATGACATTGATTTCTGCTCAAAGACTCCATCAATTTCCGACACGAAGAGGAGGAGTCATGTTTACGATCAAACTACAAACACCGCTGGGAACCTCACCTGTGGTTTCTTGACTGCAGGGGGCGCTAAAGTCCACGTGTCGCAGACAAATATGCTGAAAGCGAAGACCCTTTTCAAAGACGTCGCAGAAGAGGAGAGTCGTCGTTCAAACTCCGACCCTACCCCGACCCACGAGTCGGATGTAAGGAGAAATAATTTTAATCTCACCACAGTGAGAGATGAGCAGGAGACGAGGCACAGTGTCCCCCGGGTCGTTAAATCATTTCAGCCTCTGCAAGAGACCGACCATGAAAATGAAACTCTACAGGATTCGAGGATGCATAATTGCATTTCTAATCGAGAAAAAGCACTTGCAGATGAGTCAGAGTTGAAAGAAGGGAAAAGAGAGGAGACATTTACTTCACCGTGGGTAGGAAACCCTCATGCAGAGGAGATGGGAAATGTGTCACGCTCTGAAGTAAATCACACAAGCAGCAGCGAGGGACCCAGGTTcaaaaggacagaggagactTCAGTTATAATACTTGACCTCGGTGGTTGCactaaaacacagcaggagTTTCTCGCCCAGGAAGCTCTCGACTGCACCAAAGCGTTGTTAGAGGATGAAAGTCTCGCTGGTAAAATTCTCTTGCCGACTTTAGAGGGTGAGCGACTGCAAGATAACCCAGGCACCAACCCCAGGTCTGTGGAGGggcagagaaggagagggaaaagAGTGGGAGAAGATGCAGATATGACAGGTGAAACATGTGTTCTGACTCAGGACATTAAAGGGATTGTTTAATTTAGTGTGCTAGTGCAGACAGACTGCTGTTTTGTTactgttaaacagccttttctcaCTGAAAACGgcagtttgtgttgctttgtaaatgtcccaatccccccccccacaccaaagtccatagagaaaatcagcggtTTTAGATCACggcacacaagagttgttgatccactatTGTCACACTTAGTTAGTTCaagtttgttattttgtgactttggtgtttgaaatcttttgtgTGGATTCaccttagtgacacaaacttactaaatgaggcagcaggagaccagcagcttctgtgtccccatgagctcaATACAgttgttttctctatggacttcggTGCATGAGAAACAAACTTAAGTTTCCCGTTGGAAAAGGCTGATAAACTGccagataaacacacaaactaatgagATATTCTTTAAAGATGTTTCCATGTTACACATAAACTAAAATGCTTGATTATTCATTTGCatacacattacatttattaacCATATTTTTCTGTCACTCTCCAGTTCAGCCTCCACTGAAAAGACAATTACTGGAAGAGTTTGATCGGACTGTTGACGAACCAACGCTACAGCCACAGAAAACTTGTCCAAATAGTATGTATTTTGACTCTCAAACAAGTctattatgtttatattttgtcatttatacacaaatacaccttctatctgtgtttttatttttttcattaaggTGTAATAAAAGATAGGAGGGTTTTCAAGTACAGTGTTTCTCATCATCCAaacatcacagggccacatgggtAAGTTAACCCGAGATTTGTGTACATGTGGCTCCCAGAGTTAATCAGCTTttctgtaattgttttattgttgtctctctctctcagaagtGAGAAACACTATGTGGAAAGGCGACAATCAATAGCAGGACGCGGCACATCGGCGCATTCGAAGATACCCACATTTGTTCCTCCCTTCCTGAAGAACGCAAAGACGGAGACTCGCAGGAATACCGTCCTCAACGTCGGCGCGAAAACACCCTCTGCGTTTGTTCCTCCGTTCAAAAAGCAAAGGACTGTTGTCCAAGAGAGCTCCTCGAGACCGCACGATGAGAAGGACATACACCTGCGTCTCTTTGGTCCGCCATCCAACAGCAACGGTTTAGCTCCGCCTGCTAAAAAACCACAAAGCGGTGCAGATGTAAGTGGCGATAAAGGCGAAGAGGACGTGAAAACAATGACCTTTCCTGACACTACAGATAATCCTACGATGAATAGTCCTGCTGACTGTGTATCGGATGAATCTGCCGCAGAGGAAGTGTTTTCCAGAAGCCAAGGTGCAGTAACCTTCACGTAGAAAATCAGGAAGATGCACTGTAAGGGCCGGGTCAT
This Solea senegalensis isolate Sse05_10M linkage group LG8, IFAPA_SoseM_1, whole genome shotgun sequence DNA region includes the following protein-coding sequences:
- the brca2 gene encoding breast cancer type 2 susceptibility protein isoform X1, producing the protein MVCSVRTCKDYTTSPGMDLPSKNMYDEFKDEIWKELGPLDPDWFNVLTVQASTVEDNVSDELCANQEAHFKAPLDKTAPDSQLFSTPKAFRHSRVGSPETEAEQSFTAEEKEILPWKETQSPHLFRMAKERVAEAKYGGICPQSQDGYDLLHRMPKSPVNYAKKIAETLGAQVDSDISWTSSLNTPPAVPSTLILSKPDESPCPVSVSAADKNVVFVRKLFPSLSNSSRVVAASSKNSDISVQRGGLISPESPRVWRQKLPDAIEDSDVRRTVANVLDGAENVLSIFFSNSGSALRKVKTDRVQRKQIVLTKEQGCIFTGDSNSNSDVVTEQRTDDQDLEKLSSPPPLPSRDIRTTQWSPLSLSEIPPWTTDASCCEVENNVLTERLQRDSSLLAGTTLKSPHSGFIKKKRKFIYTVDASKTQDEGREIPSQIIDTSALVPDSGNDESVKLLVNDGDENETQKLPLSVKSKLQDLDMSQLCRDFAQDFSQMLDADKVSLASEDNPQNGFSASACLTAMRQAKEKARRANLHHDCDAVSHGKLGPATDESYSVNEGTISDSGFQSAVADVSHLTTTLPSTENCVQTQQFTNRRNGKPLDDIEREAETDVKLPSATEENQTLENGEPGGPSCAEETDYTLCQVGDGFKTASNKSIRISSLHLERAKRLFEENEAEKTLRDQPATGGEIIGIGNGPAKNTISNSNQAPSSSIENTADISCQLTASQKADVTELCTLLEEADSQFEFTQFKMTKPQQQDNTTSLNKVDKELDPDFLLGIDFDESFSVDAEKHTTKTAMTEKTASFMDAETSGEVLKVTSKSFGRNKNAAVASSSSEHISEGGSGVSSAKPQNLNKSHIQENNNPLMPATGFRTATGNILRVSRKCMSKARALFADLDGDLTDHKSTDEHRGKVDAKTEESWVTSVAKGLRNGFQTASGKGVSISAKAMQEADALFKDCNISHNNTALSVKLKTNMVQSPSFSSNARKHLEPKSIQEIKDVVVDNVESQSFDFKDAPAVTSAVSSHVNLPLTTQHLSSPSCTTSKSCGSSANNQSSSGGGFCTASGKKVSVSANALKKAECLLNEIHVLDSVKEHLTQKGDALKTGKPTDHALQNGGFQMASGKGVVVSSAALQKAKSLLSESEAVDDKVIVKANHYKKPVHGLSSRNNGFLAVGGKPMAISSEALQKAKALFSDIAVSEEVLKVSEPRKSSKNLNLSLTTKSFSSPSSTVSKNYISSANNQSSSGGGFCTASGKKVAVSAHALKKAECLLSEVHKPEEMKEHPTQRVDALKTGNVTDQTLQNGGFQTASGKGVVISPAALQKAKSLLSESEAVDDKVNHYKKPVHGLSSRNNGSLAAGDVTVSVETLKVSDTRRSGKNRHLTSTTKAFSSPSCSTSKNYGSSDNNQSGSGGGFCTASGKKVSVTNDALKKAECLLNDVHNTPEDKKKCIQREDCLKAIGNNADHTRAATLQNGGFQTASGKGVVVSSAALQKAKSLLSECEAFEDKICVKPNNSGFLAASGKHVTFPSSEALNKAKALFSDITLSEETRKVPDTKKCSEEQNGARVCVSRKNLLTAADVVEELDDDDSIAMQEADAFFKDCNKECEESVARGKKTSKQKHDEMLSNTSEGHGSASSEFEKGLVVKRKNVTRHNDVESHKGALTKAADSTDGNSYSAFSDFGNSGGFCTASGKKVSVSDEAMTKAKSLLNDSAAFKDTNERMPPKEDNLPPQNPDEGVAFSFDAQKKAKSQCSEAESKINIKSTRSRIPVSCSTPVNGGFLAASGKPVAFSSESLQRAKAVFNDIDFCSKTPSISDTKRRSHVYDQTTNTAGNLTCGFLTAGGAKVHVSQTNMLKAKTLFKDVAEEESRRSNSDPTPTHESDVRRNNFNLTTVRDEQETRHSVPRVVKSFQPLQETDHENETLQDSRMHNCISNREKALADESELKEGKREETFTSPWVGNPHAEEMGNVSRSEVNHTSSSEGPRFKRTEETSVIILDLGGCTKTQQEFLAQEALDCTKALLEDESLAGKILLPTLEGERLQDNPGTNPRSVEGQRRRGKRVGEDADMTVQPPLKRQLLEEFDRTVDEPTLQPQKTCPNSVIKDRRVFKYSVSHHPNITGPHGSEKHYVERRQSIAGRGTSAHSKIPTFVPPFLKNAKTETRRNTVLNVGAKTPSAFVPPFKKQRTVVQESSSRPHDEKDIHLRLFGPPSNSNGLAPPAKKPQSGADVSGDKGEEDVKTMTFPDTTDNPTMNSPADCVSDESAAEEVFSRSQDMFLNLESVEMARDMQDMRIRKKKRQTIRPLPGSLFLAKTSGVSRVPLKAAVNGKPPVRCSPKQLYECGVHQHVCEISSENAEMFRFSLKQFLNMEVFTEHGGVQLADGGWLVPSNDGTAGKQEFYRALCDTPGVDPKLMSEEWVFNHYRWIVWKQASMERSFPETMGGLRLTPEQVLLQLKYRYDVEIDHSRRPALRKIMERDDTAAKTLLLCVCGVVSSGRSPNEQSHSDAKAPQGSDAKVENSSAVVWLTDGWYSVKAQLDEPLTAMLHKGRLAVGGKLIVYGAQLVGSQDACSPLEAPESLMLKICANSTRPARWDTKLGFHKDPRPFLLPLSSLFSNGGPVGCVDITVLRSYPVQWMERKPDGGVVFRSVRAEEKEARRYSKHKQKAMEILFAKIQSEFEKEQIGNDKPQRRRRTMSRQDIVSLQDGEELHEAVGDDPAYFEAHLSERQLATLQTYRRSLMEKQQAELQDRYRRAVDAESSDGGCPNRDVTPVWRLCVADSMDQRARAYQLNLWRPPSDLQSMLKEGCRYRVYNVTTSDGKRRSGVETVHLTGTKKTQFQDLQASREWLSTHFQPRVSTNFVELQDIEYQPLCGEVDLAGYIISIIDEQGSTPAFYLADGSLNFVKVRSFSSFAHSGLEDVVRLRVLLALSNLQLRGQSTHPSPVVYAGDLTVFSTNPKEAHLQESLCQLRNLVQAQENFFQAAEEKLSLLIKSDDVVSAVSSPALLHPRTPVVTTDGRQDARTSQPIRSLGSVTPMSTNPPAASSSTENKKDPKSLKRRRALDYLSRIPSPPSLSCLSSAASPCVKKTFNPPRRSATPGTLTTPARKPAPPLPLAEDEWVNDEELAMIDTQNLQVGNSL